Genomic segment of Nocardiopsis mwathae:
GGGGCGGCGGTTCGGCGGCCCCCGAGCGGCACCGGGGGCCGCCGCCTGCTGGAATGGGGGCGGCAGCACAGGCACGACGACGGAGTGGGCCGTGGAACGCGTTCGGTTGGACATCCCCGAGGAACGGATCGACTGGCGGGCGAAGGGCTTCTGGTGGCCCGGCCCCGCCGTCACCACCGAGGAGTTCGCGGCCCGGCGGCCGCACCTGTTCGACGGGTCCTTCACCTGGCCCGTGATGGTGGCGCGGCGCACCGCGCTGGACGGCAACATCGCGGCGCTGGCCGACTTCGCCCGCGCCCACGGCCTGGCCTTCGCCCCGCACGGCAAGACCACCATGGCGCCCCGGCTGTTCCAGGCCCAGTTCGACGCCGGTGCCTGGGGGCTCACCGCCGCCACCGCCCACCAGGTGCTCGCCTACCGGCGCTTCGGCGTGCCGCGGGTGCTGCTCGCCAACGAACTCCTCGACCCCACCGCGCTGCGGTGGATCGTCGGCGAGCTGGACCGCGACCCCGGCTTCGACTTCCTCTGCTACGTCGACGGCGCCGAGGACGGCCCCGGCCTGCGCCGCGCCGCCGCGGCCGCCGCCGACCGCCCCGAAGGGCGTCCGCTGCGGGTGCTCGTGGAGCGCGGCTTTCCCGGGGGCCGCACCGGCTGCCGCGACCGCGGCGCCCTGCTGTCGGCCGCCGCGGCCGTCGCGGCCGCACCCGGCCTGGAACTGGCCGGGGTCGCCGCCTACGAGGGCGGGCTGGACACCCGCGACGCCGTCGGCGACCTGGTGCGCG
This window contains:
- a CDS encoding type III PLP-dependent enzyme domain-containing protein, with product MERVRLDIPEERIDWRAKGFWWPGPAVTTEEFAARRPHLFDGSFTWPVMVARRTALDGNIAALADFARAHGLAFAPHGKTTMAPRLFQAQFDAGAWGLTAATAHQVLAYRRFGVPRVLLANELLDPTALRWIVGELDRDPGFDFLCYVDGAEDGPGLRRAAAAAADRPEGRPLRVLVERGFPGGRTGCRDRGALLSAAAAVAAAPGLELAGVAAYEGGLDTRDAVGDLVRALVADALAMRDRGLTADRPVVSVGGSAWFDVVAEELGGRGDVWPVLRSGAYVAHDDGLYRDTTPFRRTAPADGPLSAALEIWAQVSSVPEEGLAIATVGKREANFDAGFPAPRLLRRADGRIEDASAIEVTGLNDHHAHLRLPADLRPEPGDLVMFGISHPCTAFDRWRFIPVVDDTHTVVDVLTTYF